Proteins found in one Miscanthus floridulus cultivar M001 chromosome 4, ASM1932011v1, whole genome shotgun sequence genomic segment:
- the LOC136549436 gene encoding protein MET1, chloroplastic-like, producing the protein MALASQVAANQPPLLSSPARRLPRASSSNALLLLQPAAAVLGGRNLRLAPAGGARRAQLDAVVVRASSEAKAAAETKSGGSGGEGAEEEERPYEEYEVTIQKPYGLKFTKGRDGGTYIEAIQPGGAADVTGQFEVGDKVLATSAVFGEEIWPAKGYGQTMYSIRQRVGPLYLKMERRFGKVDGDGDLTEKEIIRFERNSGVVSGRVREIQLQNYTRKMEQKMQREEDLRMGLRLYKDGKYEEALEKFESVLGSKPEPSEASIASYNVACSYSKLGRIEAGLSALEEALKAGYEDFKRVRTDPDLTNLRKSGEFEPLLKNYDESFINENAINAIKSLFGLIKN; encoded by the exons ATGGCGCTGGCTAGCCAGGTCGCCGCTAACCAGCCGCCGCTGCTGTCCTCGCCCGCCCGCCGCCTCCCAAGAGCCAGCAGCAGCAATGCGTTGCTGCTGCTCCAGCCGGCGGCCGCGGTCCTCGGCGGCCGGAACCTGAGGCTGGCGCCTGCCGGTGGCGCGCGGAGGGCCCAGCTGGACGCCGTCGTCGTGCGGGCGTCGTCCGAGGCGAAGGCGGCGGCGGAGACCAAGTCGGGGGGAAGCGGAGGCGAGggagcggaggaggaggagcggccgTACGAGGAGTACGAGGTGACGATCCAGAAGCCGTACGGGCTCAAGTTCACCAAGGGCCGCGACGGCGGCACCTACATCGAGGCCATCCAACCCGGCGGCGCGGCCGACGTGACCGGCCAGTtcgaggtcggcgacaaggtgctCGCCACCAGCGCTGTCTTCGGAGAGGAGATCTGGCCGGCGAAAGGGTACGGCCAGACCATGTACAGCATCCGTCAGAGGGTCGGCCCTCTGTACCTGAAGATGGAGAGGAGGTTTG GTAAGGTGGACGGTGACggtgacctcaccgagaaggagaTCATCAGATTTGAGAGGAACTCTGGAGTGGTCAGCGGCAGGGTGAGAGAGATCCAG TTGCAAAATTACACGAGGAAGATGGAGCAGAAGATGCAGAGGGAAGAGGATCTCCGCATGGGGCTCAGGCTGTACAA GGATGGGAAATATGAGGAGGCATTGGAGAAGTTCGAGTCGGTTCTGGGATCGAAACCGGAGCCCAGTGAGGCTTCCATTGCCAGCTACAATGTTGCCTGCAGCTACTCGAAGCTCGGCCGG ATAGAAGCTGGGCTTTCTGCACTGGAGGAAGCCCTGAAGGCAGGGTATGAAGACTTCAAG AGAGTCCGCACCGACCCGGACCTCACGAACCTGAGGAAGTCAGGGGAATTCGAGCCCTTGCTGAAGAACTACGACGAGTCGTTCATCAACGAGAACGCCATCAATGCCATCAAATCCTTGTTCGGATTAATCAAGAATTGA